The Caretta caretta isolate rCarCar2 chromosome 5, rCarCar1.hap1, whole genome shotgun sequence genome contains a region encoding:
- the LOC142072266 gene encoding class I histocompatibility antigen, F10 alpha chain-like: protein MVQYQGEEPLGYLQWCLGEIFRERLLLTLSSVLGFHIIQVISGCDLREDNVIQGFYQDSYDGRDFLTLDKETMTWVAADIGAEITKRRWDAEVLDNQQWKQYLEEKCIPWLRSALEYGKETLRRKVRPTARVSDRSSHDGLTTLSCKVSGFYPRDITVTWLKNGESRQQETYSEGILPGGDGTYQTWVTMEIDPKIKAHYSCHVEHESLVEPLSVSWELNNNLFPVLVGVITAVFLIGVIIGVVVWKKKCPGKELECGNSLDLLGPAHPPKDNSSTGTSVSPV, encoded by the exons ATGGTCCAGTATCAAGGAGAAGAACCACTGGGCTACCTGCAGTGGTGTCTTGGTGAGATtttcagagagaggctgctgctgaccCTCAGCAGTGTTTTAGGGTTTCACATTATCCAGGTAATAAGCGGCTGTGATCTCCGGGAAGACAACGTCATTCAGGGGTTTTACCAGGATTCATATGATGGACGAGACTTTCTTACCTTGGATAAGGAGACCATGACTTGGGTAGCAGCAGATATTGGGGCTGAGATCACCAAGAGGAGATGGGATGCTGAAGTACTTGACAATCAGCAGTGGAAACAGTACCTGGAGGAGAAATGTATTCCCTGGCTAAGGAGTGCCCTAGAGTACGGGAAGGAGACTTTGAGGAGGAAAG TGCGCCCAACAGCTAGAGTGAGTGACAGGTCATCTCATGACGGCCTCACCACCCTCTCCTGTAAGGTCAGTGGGTTCTACCCCCGGGACATCACCGTGACCTGGCTGAAAAATGGGGAGAGCAGACAGCAAGAGACCTACTCTGAAGGCATCCTACCCGGTGGGGATGGGACCTACCAGACCTGGGTGACAATGGAGATTGATCCCAAGATCAAAGCCCATTATTCATGCCATGTGGAGCATGAAAGCCTGGTTGAGCCACTCTCTGTCTCCTGGG AACTGAATAACAATCTGTTTCCCGTTTTGGTTGGCGTTATCACTGCAGTTTTCCTGATTGGTGTTATAATCGGAGTAGTCGTCTGGAAAAAGAAATGCCCGGGTAAAGAATTGGAATGTGGGAACTCCCTGGACTTGCTGGGCCCTGCACACCCGCCTAAGGACAACAGCAGTACGGGAACCAGTGTCAGTCCGGTGTAA